From a region of the Castanea sativa cultivar Marrone di Chiusa Pesio chromosome 10, ASM4071231v1 genome:
- the LOC142613830 gene encoding bZIP transcription factor 53, whose product MASIQRPASSGSGSDVAIDERKRKRMLSNRESARRSRMRKQKQLEDLTDEVTRLQLSNRDLVQKINAKERNYGAIESANNVLRAQHAELTDRLRSLNSVLQMIEEMSGFSVDIPEIPDSMMNPWQLNRPIQPIMADMFLP is encoded by the coding sequence ATGGCATCGATTCAACGACCTGCGAGTTCTGGATCTGGATCCGATGTGGCGATCGAcgagaggaagaggaagaggatgTTGTCGAATCGCGAATCGGCGAGGCGATCTCGGATGAGGAAGCAGAAGCAGCTGGAGGATCTGACGGACGAGGTGACTCGGTTGCAGCTCTCGAATCGCGATCTGGTGCAGAAAATCAACGCCAAGGAGCGGAACTACGGGGCGATCGAATCCGCCAACAACGTTCTCAGAGCTCAGCATGCGGAACTCACAGATCGCTTGCGATCCTTGAACTCGGTGCTTCAGATGATCGAAGAAATGAGTGGATTCTCTGTGGATATTCCGGAGATTCCTGATTCTATGATGAACCCATGGCAGCTCAACCGTCCGATCCAGCCGATCATGGCTGATATGTTCCTGCCTTGA
- the LOC142612151 gene encoding uncharacterized protein LOC142612151 translates to MGIEDVAIRTFKVRLLTEYDLRKSLTMKPARSMRQLMDRIDENKWVEEDQTQGKGKAKAFPEKRDPQTGGYNHNRPRRDFSNQSSGAGVQMVNSVFKEPVYQILKKIKNEPYFKWPNKMGEDPSKQNQSLYCHYHLERGHTTEDCRTLRDHLSQLVKAGKLKQFLHQLAG, encoded by the coding sequence ATGGGGATTGAAGATGTGGCCATAAGGACTTTTAAGGTGAGGCTTCTAACAGAGTATGATTTGAGGAAGTCATTGACAATGAAACCTGCTCGTAGTATGCGTCAACTTATGGATCGCATTGATGAGAACAAATGGGTCGAGGAAGATCAAAcccaaggaaagggtaaggctaAAGCCTTCCCCGAAAAGAGGGATCCTCAGACAGGAGGATATAATCATAATCGACCTAGGAGGGATTTTTCTAACCAATCATCAGGAGCTGGCGTGCAGATGGTTAACTCGGTGTTTAAGGAACCAGTTTATCAAATCCTCAAGAAGATAAAGAATGAGCCATACTTTaaatggcccaataagatgggTGAAGACCCATCCAAGCAAAACCAAAGTCTTTATTGCCACTACCATTTGGAAAGAGGGCATACAACTGAGGATTGCAGAACTTTACGTGACCACTTGAGTCAATTGGTGAAGGCAGGGAAGTTGAAGCAGTTCCTGCATCAGCTCGCGGGATAG
- the LOC142612153 gene encoding uncharacterized protein LOC142612153, translating into MASMMIGPKEDEARAIVVEQKEEPAYCMTIEKDEEKNEEGEWYSDILQDLKDGTYLKSADKNDQLTIRRLSTNYIICGERLYIRSYDGIYLLSVTAKKAQQIIKEVLESSYGPHMNAHMLF; encoded by the coding sequence ATGGCATCCATGATGATTGGACCTAAGGAGGATGAAGCAAGAGCAATAGTGGTGGAACAAAAAGAAGAGCCAGCTTATTGCATGACAATAGAAAAAGATGaggaaaagaatgaagaaggtGAATGGTATTCAGATATCTTACAGGACCTCAAGGATGGGACATACCTAAAGTCTGCAGATAAGAATGACCAATTGACCATCAGGAGGCTGtctactaattatattatttgtggAGAGAGACTTTACATAAGATCATATGATGGAATTTATCTCCTAAGTGTGACTGCCAAAAAAGCACAGCAAATAATTAAAGAGGTTCTTGAGTCAAGTTATGGGCCACATATGAATGCACATATGTTGTTCTGA